In the genome of Torulaspora globosa chromosome 2, complete sequence, the window GCTGGCTCTTCGCTGAGAAGTTTCATTAAGGATGTCCGTGGGGCCAAGACTGTGGCCGAAGAAAGAGCGATTGTGACCAAGGCATCAGCTAAGATAAGAACTAAATTGCGAGATGATCATTTACCGTTGGAGAAAAGGCGAAATAATATACAAAAATTGCTTTATCTTTATATACTGGGCGAGAAGACCCATTTTGGGCAAGTGGAGTGTATCAATTTGATCGCTTCGGATGATTTCGCAGACAAAAGGCTGGGCTATTTAGCAGCGATGCTGCTGCTTGATGAGTCGCAGGATCTATTGACGCTGTTGACTAATCTGTTGAATAACGATCTGAATCATCCCAACCGGTTTGTGGTTTCATTGGCTTTGACGACTCTCGGGTTTCTAAGTTCTTCAGAGCTAGCGCGGGACCTGTATCCCGACGTGGAGAGTATATTGAATACGTCTAAGGATCCCTTCCTGGTTAAAAAGGCTTTGCAGTGTGTGGCCAAGCTTGTGATGACGGATTCTTCACTGTTGGAGATCTTCCAGCCGCAGCTGCTGCTCTCTCTGCTGAACAATCAGTCGATCTGCACGCACGGCGTCCTATTGAGCATTGCAAAAGTTCTGCAGGCTGCGCTTTCAGGCTTCTCTATGCACCACAAAAGGGTTAAAGAAAATGAGCCTACAGCGGATACTACTGGCATTTTGAGGCAGTTGTTAGGCGCAGTACCAGAACTACTTGATTTGCTGCAGAACTTGAACGTTAAGAACTTTGAGCCGGAGTACGACATACAAGGCACATGTGATCCATTTTTGCAATGCGAATTATTGTACACATTGAGacttttctttcaagtGTGCTTCGAGTTCAAGATAACAGAGATTGACCAGTATTCGAACAAATTTAATGACTTATTGACACAGATCGCCACCAACACGGATAGCGGCAAGAACTGTGGACAGGCTATCCTTTACGAAGCTACAAGAACTATTTTCTCATTGAATTTGAACCAGCCGTCGCGCGTCTTGGGTATCAATATTTTGGCTCAGTTTCTGTCTGGAAAAGATAACAATACAAAATACGTGGCATTGAGTACTTTATTGAAAGTTGTCCCTCAAGAGCCTGTGGCAGTTCAAAGACATAGGAAGTTCATCTCTCGCTGTCTGCGTGACCCAGATGTCTCGATAAGAAGTCGAGCGTTGGAGTTGGCGTTTGCTATTTTGAATGACGTTACCATGGTTGAACTCACCGAACAGCTGGTAgaattcttgaagaatgccTCTGACGATGACAAAAATCTAATTGTATACACTGTCGAATATCTTGTCAGGGCGTTTGAGATACACACATCAGTCGATGAAAAATGGAAGTTAGAGACTCTCATCACGGTACTTAAATTAGTGGGTAACGTCATAAGTGCTGAGACGGTAAGCAATTTACttgtcttcatcaacaacgCCAGCTGCCCGCAGGAGAGATGCGAACTCGTCGCTGAAATGTTAAAACTAACATTGGATGATTCGAAAAGATCTGAAATATCCGAACACAATGTTGGCTGGAATCTGGTAACCATTTGGTGTGTCGGCGAGTATGGTGGCGAGATATTGGGGAACAAGGCGGATGCAAAAATTTCTGAACGTTCGCTTACGAAATATCTGGTTGATCAACATGCAGCTAGCGACAGAAATGACAATAAGATCGTCCATTATCTCTTGACTGCTGCCCTAAAGTTGTCGGCACACGTAAATGATCCAGGCTGTAACGAATCCTTGAGACAAATATTAGTCTCGCGTTCGAGGGACGCCGATCTGATGCTTCAGTCAAAGAGCGTTCAATATGAAATTATTTTTAGGCAACCGTTGAAGGTTAAAAAACCCATTCTTGACTCGATGCCTAAGTTCGAGAAAAAGATAGATGCTGCAACGCAGAAGCCCTCTAAGATTGCCAGTCAGTCGAGTGCTTCGCAGCCGGAGTCGTCTGACTTGCTAGATCTGCTGGGCGAAAAGCAGCCATCCCATTCGCCGCAGCCACAACCCTCGGTGGCTCAGTCTTCAACTTCTGTTTTGTCCCCGACGGACTTGCTTGCCGACATATTCGGTAGCAACGGCACCAACGGTAAACCAAGTAGCGACAAGGACTTGTCAGAACGCAACAGTTCCACATTAGAAGTGCCCGCGGGAAGTACAAAGATACATGAAAGCGCGGCTGCCGAATGCTACATAACTCTAAAGTCATGCGGCGATGGCGCAGCCCAAATGGAGCTCTATTTGAAAGCCAAGACAAACCTGCAAAATGTGCAAACCTTTTGTGCCGTTCCCAAGACTCAAAAATTAACATTGGGTCAAATTCAACCCGGCAACACCCTGGTTTCGCACCAAGTAGCAAGgcaaaatttgaaggttGTCGGCTCAGGTAGGTTAAAACTGAGAGTCAAGCTGAATTTCGCGGCAGACGGAAACGACAGCAGTGAGCAATTTGACCACAAGTTTGATCAAGCTCTGTGATGAAAAAAAGAAGTATGCACTCGAGTTACATTTGTAAATAAAAGTACCTACTCAGAACTGTCATGTCGCGCCGCAAACTGCGAGCGCGCTTAATGAACGGATGCACCGGTGGTTCTTCCGGCAGCTTCGCTGACAGCAGCCCTAATATCATCCGTTTTCTTGTTACGTGGTAGGATGTATTTGTCTGCAATTGGTGAAATAGCAACGTTGTAAACCATGTTGGCACCGCCAGTTTGTGGCAAAGCCAAGTACAGCAAGAAAACAGTCTTGATGAACCAGTAGAATGGCACTAAGTACAAAATAGCCTTTGACCAGAACTCAATCACATTCAAAAACGCGAAAACTATCCAGTAGGTCAGCAGTTGAGTGTCGTCCTCTTTGCCAGCGCTCTTGACCGCAATTAGAGACAAGTAAGCTGGCACAACAAACCCAGCAATATTGGCCAAGATTTCGCCAATACCACCAACATTGATGAAAATCAAAAGCAGGTAGACGAAAGCTGCCCCAATAGCCAAATACGACTTTGGGAGCTTGGTTCTATTTTCCAATTCTTGCAAAATATGGTTGCTAGA includes:
- the APL4 gene encoding AP-1 complex subunit gamma (ancestral locus Anc_7.435) translates to MAGSSLRSFIKDVRGAKTVAEERAIVTKASAKIRTKLRDDHLPLEKRRNNIQKLLYLYILGEKTHFGQVECINLIASDDFADKRLGYLAAMLLLDESQDLLTLLTNLLNNDLNHPNRFVVSLALTTLGFLSSSELARDLYPDVESILNTSKDPFLVKKALQCVAKLVMTDSSLLEIFQPQLLLSLLNNQSICTHGVLLSIAKVLQAALSGFSMHHKRVKENEPTADTTGILRQLLGAVPELLDLLQNLNVKNFEPEYDIQGTCDPFLQCELLYTLRLFFQVCFEFKITEIDQYSNKFNDLLTQIATNTDSGKNCGQAILYEATRTIFSLNLNQPSRVLGINILAQFLSGKDNNTKYVALSTLLKVVPQEPVAVQRHRKFISRCLRDPDVSIRSRALELAFAILNDVTMVELTEQLVEFLKNASDDDKNLIVYTVEYLVRAFEIHTSVDEKWKLETLITVLKLVGNVISAETVSNLLVFINNASCPQERCELVAEMLKLTLDDSKRSEISEHNVGWNLVTIWCVGEYGGEILGNKADAKISERSLTKYLVDQHAASDRNDNKIVHYLLTAALKLSAHVNDPGCNESLRQILVSRSRDADLMLQSKSVQYEIIFRQPLKVKKPILDSMPKFEKKIDAATQKPSKIASQSSASQPESSDLLDLLGEKQPSHSPQPQPSVAQSSTSVLSPTDLLADIFGSNGTNGKPSSDKDLSERNSSTLEVPAGSTKIHESAAAECYITLKSCGDGAAQMELYLKAKTNLQNVQTFCAVPKTQKLTLGQIQPGNTLVSHQVARQNLKVVGSGRLKLRVKLNFAADGNDSSEQFDHKFDQAL
- the YOP1 gene encoding Yop1p (ancestral locus Anc_7.434) codes for the protein MSDLGSSIQSQLKSFDTRFSSNHILQELENRTKLPKSYLAIGAAFVYLLLIFINVGGIGEILANIAGFVVPAYLSLIAVKSAGKEDDTQLLTYWIVFAFLNVIEFWSKAILYLVPFYWFIKTVFLLYLALPQTGGANMVYNVAISPIADKYILPRNKKTDDIRAAVSEAAGRTTGASVH